In Solibacillus isronensis, the following are encoded in one genomic region:
- the hisG gene encoding ATP phosphoribosyltransferase, which translates to MTQLTIAMPKGRIFEEAYEMLLEAGFNLPEEVEMSRKLMIEIPEENIRFILAKPMDVPVYVEHGVADIGIAGKDVLLEQRRTVHELLDLKISECYIASAGLPNTTINEIAPRIATKYPNIAMKYYKGIGEQVEIIELNGSIELAPMIGLADRIVDIVSTGRTLKENGLVEYEHIAEVSSRLIANPVSYRMKSDRIQDLVTRLKKCVK; encoded by the coding sequence ATGACACAGCTAACAATTGCGATGCCAAAAGGCCGTATTTTTGAAGAAGCTTATGAAATGCTGCTGGAGGCTGGCTTTAACCTTCCTGAAGAAGTGGAAATGTCGCGTAAACTCATGATTGAAATACCGGAGGAAAACATTCGCTTTATTTTAGCGAAACCTATGGACGTACCGGTTTATGTCGAGCATGGGGTTGCAGATATCGGAATTGCGGGTAAAGATGTTTTACTTGAGCAGCGCCGAACTGTCCATGAGCTGCTTGATTTGAAAATCAGCGAATGCTATATCGCTTCAGCAGGTTTACCAAATACAACAATTAACGAAATTGCGCCGCGTATTGCGACGAAGTATCCGAATATCGCGATGAAGTATTATAAAGGAATCGGCGAGCAGGTTGAGATTATTGAGCTGAACGGATCGATTGAACTGGCACCGATGATTGGCTTGGCCGATCGCATTGTCGATATCGTTTCAACGGGTCGTACACTGAAGGAAAACGGCTTAGTGGAATATGAACATATTGCCGAAGTTTCATCCCGTTTAATCGCGAATCCTGTAAGCTATCGCATGAAGAGTGACCGCATTCAAGATTTAGTTACACGCTTGAAAAAATGTGTGAAATAA
- a CDS encoding gluconeogenesis factor YvcK family protein, with amino-acid sequence MKKKRTRIVVIGGGTGLSTILRGLKQHPFDITAIVTVADDGGSSGRLRDDYDIPPPGDVRNVIAALSDVEPLVEQMFQYRFSQSNDLDGHSLGNLMLTALTEITGDFNHAIAEMSKVLNVHGKVIPAANKKVTLHAELADGSDIIGESKIPSGHAPIKRVYLEPSNLKPLPAAVHAIERADFILIGPGSLYTSIIPNLLVKGIGQAVIRAKGEKIYIANLMTQQGETRNFTASKHIEAIHEHVGEAFIQSVLINEKELPPSIYENYLEENAEPVKFDIERLQEMGINIIPKEIALIENGTVRHDAVNLAEWLCEYTLQKKQTMQE; translated from the coding sequence ATGAAAAAAAAGAGAACAAGAATCGTCGTAATTGGCGGGGGGACAGGCCTTTCTACAATTTTGCGCGGTTTAAAGCAACATCCTTTTGATATAACGGCCATCGTTACGGTTGCAGATGACGGTGGCTCTTCTGGGCGTTTGCGGGATGACTATGATATCCCGCCGCCAGGAGATGTGCGAAATGTAATTGCCGCACTTTCAGACGTAGAGCCGTTAGTGGAGCAAATGTTTCAATATCGCTTTTCCCAATCAAACGATTTAGACGGTCATTCGCTCGGAAATTTAATGTTGACGGCTTTAACGGAAATTACAGGTGATTTTAACCATGCGATTGCTGAAATGAGCAAAGTACTGAATGTGCACGGAAAGGTCATTCCAGCAGCGAATAAAAAGGTTACATTACATGCCGAATTAGCGGATGGGTCTGACATTATAGGTGAGTCGAAAATTCCATCAGGCCATGCACCGATTAAACGGGTCTACTTGGAGCCTAGTAATCTCAAACCTTTACCTGCTGCAGTTCATGCGATTGAACGGGCAGATTTTATTTTGATTGGACCTGGCAGCCTTTATACGAGCATCATTCCGAATTTGTTAGTTAAAGGAATCGGGCAGGCAGTTATTCGTGCGAAAGGTGAAAAAATTTACATTGCGAATTTAATGACACAGCAAGGTGAAACGAGAAACTTTACTGCTTCAAAACATATTGAAGCAATCCATGAGCATGTCGGAGAAGCATTTATTCAATCGGTACTGATCAATGAAAAGGAGCTGCCTCCTTCGATTTACGAAAACTATCTTGAAGAAAATGCCGAACCTGTAAAGTTTGATATTGAAAGACTGCAAGAAATGGGCATCAATATTATTCCTAAAGAGATTGCGCTTATTGAAAATGGAACAGTACGTCATGATGCGGTAAATCTCGCTGAATGGCTTTGTGAATATACATTACAGAAAAAACAAACGATGCAAGAATAG
- the rapZ gene encoding RNase adapter RapZ, giving the protein MASSSYTHELVIITGMSGAGKTVAVQSFEDLGYYCVDNLPPELLTTFLALMKGSEKKISRMAVVMDLRGREFFGSLIESLDALLDEEDILLRILFLESDDATLVRRYKESRRSHPLAPQGLPLEGIQLERELLSEVKGRAKSIVNTSKLKPRELRERIAQEFSNMSSPTFSLNIMSFGFKHGLPIDADLVFDVRFLKNPYYVEELRHKTGLQTEVSSYVLATEETQQLIAKLTDLFTFMIPHYRNEGKSQLVIAFGCTGGQHRSVTLAEYFGKLLAKNDQVIVTHRDINHRKD; this is encoded by the coding sequence GTGGCTAGTTCGAGCTATACACATGAGTTAGTTATTATTACAGGAATGTCAGGGGCGGGCAAAACGGTAGCCGTTCAAAGTTTTGAGGATTTAGGTTATTACTGTGTAGATAATTTACCTCCGGAGCTTTTAACTACTTTTTTAGCGCTAATGAAGGGTTCCGAAAAAAAGATTTCACGCATGGCTGTTGTCATGGATTTACGTGGGAGAGAATTTTTTGGCTCATTGATCGAATCGCTCGACGCACTACTGGACGAAGAAGATATTTTACTCCGTATTTTATTTTTAGAATCCGATGATGCCACATTAGTTCGCCGCTATAAAGAATCACGTCGATCACATCCGCTTGCACCTCAGGGATTACCGCTGGAAGGGATTCAATTGGAGCGCGAATTGCTCTCTGAAGTAAAAGGGCGCGCCAAATCAATCGTCAATACTTCCAAGTTAAAGCCACGCGAATTACGTGAACGTATCGCCCAGGAATTCAGCAATATGAGCAGTCCTACGTTTTCACTAAACATTATGTCATTTGGATTTAAGCATGGGCTGCCGATTGATGCCGATTTAGTATTCGATGTCCGCTTTTTAAAAAATCCTTACTATGTGGAAGAATTGCGGCATAAAACAGGCCTGCAAACAGAAGTATCCTCTTACGTACTGGCAACGGAAGAAACACAACAGTTAATTGCCAAACTGACTGACTTGTTCACTTTCATGATTCCCCATTACCGTAATGAAGGCAAATCACAGCTTGTCATCGCTTTCGGCTGTACGGGCGGGCAACATCGCTCCGTTACACTTGCTGAATACTTCGGGAAGCTATTGGCAAAAAATGATCAAGTCATCGTTACACATAGAGATATCAATCATAGGAAGGATTGA
- a CDS encoding 8-oxo-dGTP diphosphatase → MQRITNLLAIKDGQVLLLQKPRRGWFVAPGGKMEPGESIYDSAIREFQEETNLTPKDVHLKGVYTMVIKNGDTVVDEWMLYTFIAKDVEGTPFVETREGILSWYEIDRLKDLPMAAGDRTNLLFAALNKGTQYGTFEYTEDFELISEKIQNSTEQN, encoded by the coding sequence ATGCAACGTATTACAAATTTACTCGCTATTAAAGATGGTCAAGTATTATTGTTACAAAAGCCGAGAAGAGGCTGGTTTGTGGCACCGGGTGGGAAGATGGAGCCAGGAGAGTCCATCTATGACTCCGCTATACGCGAATTCCAGGAAGAGACAAATCTAACACCAAAAGACGTTCATTTAAAAGGCGTATATACAATGGTTATAAAAAATGGAGATACAGTCGTCGATGAGTGGATGCTGTACACATTTATTGCAAAAGATGTTGAAGGTACACCATTTGTCGAAACACGGGAAGGCATTTTGAGCTGGTATGAAATTGATCGTTTAAAGGATCTTCCGATGGCAGCAGGTGACCGTACGAATTTATTATTTGCAGCATTAAATAAAGGTACGCAATATGGTACATTTGAATATACAGAGGATTTTGAGCTAATTAGTGAAAAAATTCAAAACTCGACGGAACAAAACTAG
- the hisF gene encoding imidazole glycerol phosphate synthase subunit HisF, which yields MLTKRIIPCLDVKEGRVVKGVQFVELRDAGDPVELAKFYDEQGADELVFLDISASHEGRETMVDVVRQTAATLAIPFTVGGGIRTINDMKRILRAGADKVSVNTSALERPQLIKEGADYFGAQCIVCAIDARYSEEDGTWMVYTHGGRNKTTWTAVDWAKEAVRLGAGEILLTSMNQDGEKSGFDLALTKAVRDAVTVPVIASGGAGNAEHFREVLQDVDTDAALAASIFHYKETSVAEVKSYLKEKGVRVR from the coding sequence ATGTTAACAAAACGAATTATTCCATGTCTTGATGTGAAAGAAGGACGTGTTGTAAAAGGGGTACAGTTTGTAGAATTGCGTGATGCAGGCGATCCTGTAGAGTTAGCTAAATTTTATGATGAGCAAGGCGCTGATGAGCTTGTATTTCTTGATATTTCCGCTTCGCATGAAGGTCGGGAAACGATGGTCGATGTTGTCCGTCAAACGGCAGCAACATTGGCGATACCGTTTACAGTAGGCGGCGGAATCCGAACGATCAATGATATGAAGCGTATTTTACGTGCGGGTGCCGATAAAGTATCGGTCAACACATCTGCACTGGAACGCCCGCAGCTTATTAAAGAAGGTGCGGATTACTTCGGGGCTCAATGTATCGTTTGTGCAATCGATGCGAGATACAGTGAAGAAGACGGAACGTGGATGGTATATACTCATGGCGGCCGCAATAAAACGACATGGACAGCAGTCGATTGGGCGAAAGAAGCGGTACGATTAGGTGCCGGAGAAATTCTTCTTACATCGATGAATCAGGACGGCGAAAAATCAGGCTTTGACCTGGCATTAACGAAAGCGGTACGTGACGCGGTAACAGTCCCTGTCATCGCAAGCGGCGGGGCAGGAAATGCCGAACACTTCCGTGAAGTATTGCAGGATGTTGATACAGATGCGGCACTCGCAGCGAGTATTTTCCACTATAAAGAAACGAGCGTAGCAGAAGTGAAAAGCTACTTAAAAGAAAAAGGGGTTCGTGTACGATGA
- a CDS encoding tetratricopeptide repeat protein, whose product MENKRLKPKATNVVSFVPNGDYYYKKALKAIERDEMDKAYKFIKRAADLSPDDAHVLLQYGILEMELQNFEHAYELIHTAYSLEPNESEIIFMLAEVSGCIGHIADAQKYAAQYLEMEPNGAYTEDASEILEFVDYVGEEMDDMDEFDGAKHVAQEKARRHMEQGDFKTAIEMLEQLIEEYPDLWNAYNNLALAYFYVGDAEQARALLYRVLRENKGNLHALCNLAVFAYYEKSSEELNELVGLLKKIQPFDWENRYKLGATFALIGQYEEAYKWLRSMSKKGYDGEPGFYFWLAQSAYFSGHESIAKESWKMLIQLDPSKEGMEPWAKGEGSILRNSAENHRDFIIRQLTDEHLSSRLFGMFLLKRSAHKQEIVAHPSLINVSDFTAIEKLCMAYALDYDFSNGSKEEQQFLRFMEVAELITETNDSISLEVAQVLSTWFALGEIAFQQGYSFKNRAALAAAVEYSFHTALENKVTKKAVAGKYNISTATLSKYNDELYEFVPSDFE is encoded by the coding sequence TTGGAAAATAAACGTTTAAAACCAAAAGCTACTAATGTCGTGTCGTTTGTTCCGAATGGTGATTATTATTACAAGAAAGCTTTAAAGGCAATAGAACGAGACGAAATGGATAAAGCATATAAATTTATTAAGCGCGCGGCGGATTTAAGTCCGGATGATGCGCATGTGTTACTACAGTACGGGATACTTGAAATGGAACTGCAAAATTTTGAGCATGCATATGAGTTAATTCACACAGCCTATAGTTTAGAGCCGAATGAATCTGAAATCATTTTCATGCTGGCGGAAGTGTCGGGCTGTATCGGTCACATTGCTGATGCCCAAAAATACGCAGCACAATATTTAGAAATGGAACCTAATGGCGCATATACGGAAGACGCCTCTGAAATATTGGAGTTTGTCGACTATGTTGGCGAAGAAATGGATGACATGGACGAATTTGATGGAGCGAAGCATGTGGCACAAGAAAAGGCCCGCCGCCATATGGAGCAGGGAGATTTTAAGACGGCAATCGAAATGCTGGAGCAGCTCATTGAAGAGTATCCAGACCTATGGAATGCCTATAATAATCTGGCGTTAGCTTATTTTTATGTCGGAGATGCGGAACAGGCACGCGCACTTTTATATCGAGTGCTGCGTGAAAACAAAGGCAATCTTCATGCACTTTGCAACTTGGCCGTATTTGCGTATTACGAAAAGAGCAGTGAAGAGCTGAACGAACTGGTCGGTTTATTGAAGAAAATCCAACCGTTCGATTGGGAAAACCGTTATAAGCTCGGTGCAACATTTGCGTTAATCGGGCAATATGAAGAGGCCTATAAATGGCTGCGTTCTATGAGTAAAAAAGGCTATGACGGAGAGCCTGGCTTTTATTTCTGGCTTGCCCAGTCAGCCTACTTCTCAGGACATGAATCAATTGCAAAAGAATCATGGAAAATGCTCATTCAGTTGGATCCATCAAAAGAAGGAATGGAACCGTGGGCAAAGGGTGAAGGCTCTATTTTACGGAATTCCGCGGAGAATCATCGTGATTTCATCATTCGTCAACTAACAGATGAGCATCTGTCAAGCCGATTATTTGGCATGTTTTTATTGAAGCGGTCTGCACATAAACAAGAGATTGTTGCACACCCTTCTCTTATAAATGTCTCGGATTTTACGGCTATTGAAAAGCTTTGCATGGCGTATGCACTGGACTATGATTTCAGTAACGGCAGCAAGGAAGAGCAGCAATTCCTGCGTTTTATGGAAGTTGCTGAACTGATTACAGAAACGAATGATTCGATTTCATTGGAAGTGGCGCAAGTGTTAAGTACATGGTTTGCACTTGGGGAAATTGCATTCCAACAAGGCTATTCGTTTAAAAATCGCGCGGCGCTTGCTGCTGCTGTTGAATATTCGTTCCATACGGCACTGGAAAACAAAGTGACGAAAAAAGCAGTTGCGGGTAAATATAATATTTCGACTGCAACATTATCGAAATACAATGATGAATTATATGAATTTGTACCATCGGACTTTGAATAG
- a CDS encoding ATP phosphoribosyltransferase regulatory subunit, which yields MSSIKMFEKPLGMRDTLPEIYEKLELIRSTGRTLLRERGYEFIKTPSVEYYDTIGKASAISDARLFKLVDSQGNTLVLRPDMTTPIARVATSKLLKEKIPQRLAYFANVFRAQQREGGRPAEFDQMGIELIGDNSVYADAEVIMTAIDLVKAYQITDFKVTIGHAGVLSCILKDYTESDAQADDLNELLVQRNFVGFEEAVLAFDLPKTKSDALLAYIEDAISLPSIEAIEKYVRKNDALEYMRNLGRILDAAGYEKYIAFDFTLSSHMSYYTGMLFEVFASGSGFPLGNGGRYDGLMQHFGSQVGATGFGLRVDRVFEAMPKINVDKEEVLVLFAAERFAEALEAVQLLREQGKQVTFQSYEGIENIEALKAHFKIVNEYNSREA from the coding sequence ATGTCATCGATTAAAATGTTTGAAAAGCCACTTGGAATGCGTGACACATTACCGGAAATTTATGAAAAACTTGAATTAATCCGCTCAACTGGACGAACATTGCTACGTGAGCGCGGTTATGAATTTATAAAAACACCATCTGTTGAATATTACGATACGATCGGGAAAGCATCTGCAATTTCCGACGCACGACTTTTTAAATTGGTTGATAGCCAAGGAAATACCCTTGTACTACGACCTGATATGACAACACCGATTGCCCGTGTTGCGACATCGAAATTACTGAAAGAGAAAATTCCACAACGCCTTGCCTATTTTGCAAATGTGTTCCGTGCGCAACAGCGTGAAGGAGGGCGTCCAGCTGAATTTGATCAAATGGGAATTGAACTGATTGGTGACAATTCCGTATATGCCGATGCAGAAGTGATCATGACGGCCATCGATTTAGTAAAGGCCTATCAAATTACAGATTTCAAAGTAACAATCGGACATGCAGGGGTTTTAAGCTGCATTTTAAAGGATTATACAGAAAGTGATGCACAGGCAGATGATTTAAATGAGCTACTTGTACAACGAAATTTTGTCGGGTTTGAAGAAGCGGTACTGGCATTTGATCTGCCGAAAACAAAATCCGATGCCCTGTTAGCCTATATTGAAGATGCAATCAGCCTTCCTTCAATTGAAGCAATCGAAAAATATGTGCGCAAAAATGATGCGCTGGAATATATGCGAAACTTGGGGAGAATTTTGGATGCTGCAGGTTATGAAAAGTACATCGCATTCGATTTCACATTATCAAGTCATATGAGTTATTACACAGGGATGTTATTTGAAGTGTTTGCTTCAGGCAGCGGATTCCCGTTAGGAAATGGCGGACGTTATGACGGCTTAATGCAGCATTTTGGTTCGCAAGTCGGTGCAACCGGTTTTGGTTTACGTGTTGACCGTGTATTTGAAGCAATGCCGAAAATCAACGTCGACAAAGAGGAAGTGCTTGTATTGTTCGCAGCTGAGCGTTTTGCAGAAGCACTGGAGGCAGTACAACTGCTGCGTGAACAAGGAAAGCAAGTAACTTTCCAATCATACGAAGGCATCGAAAATATCGAGGCATTAAAAGCTCACTTTAAAATCGTTAATGAATACAATAGCAGGGAGGCGTAA
- the hisD gene encoding histidinol dehydrogenase, with product MKITILDNDISLKRQLEQGNEQQLLTVREVIQDVRTKGDAAIKYYSEKWDGFAPENLRVAESEIVEAVKNFDPQLYGDLQEAADNIYRYHKEQKRTGFQLPLEDGSYLGQRITPLDAVGLYVPGGSAAYPSSVLMNVIPAQVAGVKRIVITSPAGNDGKLPEAVLVAAHILGVTEIYKVGGAQAIAALAYGTETIAPVDKITGPGNIFVALAKREVFGEVAIDMIAGPSEICILADESAYADEIAADLLSQAEHDTLACAVLITTSDDLADAVADQVEIQLSKLPRQSIARKSIENFGHIYVAESIKDAVRAVNSLAPEHLEVITDNAEKVSEMITHAGAIFIGRYSSEPVGDYFAGTNHVLPTNSTARFASGLNVDDFIKRTSVVYYSEKTWQQNAPKIARLARLEGLEGHARAVESRGWDKGEE from the coding sequence ATGAAAATAACAATTTTGGATAACGATATTTCTTTAAAACGCCAACTCGAGCAAGGCAATGAACAGCAGCTGCTAACGGTACGTGAAGTCATTCAGGATGTGCGTACAAAAGGTGATGCGGCGATTAAATATTACAGTGAAAAGTGGGATGGCTTTGCACCGGAGAACTTACGCGTAGCCGAAAGTGAAATCGTTGAAGCGGTTAAAAATTTTGATCCGCAATTATACGGCGATTTACAGGAAGCAGCAGATAATATTTATCGCTATCATAAAGAACAAAAACGTACGGGATTCCAGTTGCCGTTAGAAGACGGATCGTATTTAGGGCAACGAATTACACCGCTTGATGCAGTTGGATTGTATGTGCCAGGCGGATCTGCAGCCTATCCTTCTTCTGTGTTAATGAATGTTATTCCGGCGCAAGTGGCGGGAGTAAAACGCATTGTCATTACATCACCTGCAGGAAATGACGGGAAATTGCCGGAAGCTGTACTCGTTGCAGCACATATTTTAGGTGTGACGGAAATTTATAAAGTAGGCGGCGCACAAGCGATTGCTGCATTAGCATACGGTACGGAAACGATTGCTCCGGTAGATAAAATTACAGGTCCGGGAAATATATTCGTTGCATTGGCGAAGCGTGAAGTATTCGGTGAAGTGGCGATTGATATGATTGCAGGCCCGTCTGAAATTTGTATTTTAGCGGATGAAAGTGCGTATGCCGATGAAATTGCTGCTGACCTGCTATCACAGGCAGAGCATGATACATTAGCATGTGCTGTCCTGATTACAACAAGCGATGACTTGGCGGATGCAGTGGCAGATCAAGTCGAGATTCAATTATCAAAACTGCCGCGACAATCGATTGCACGAAAATCGATTGAAAACTTCGGGCATATTTACGTAGCAGAATCCATTAAAGATGCGGTACGTGCTGTCAATTCATTGGCACCTGAACATTTGGAAGTCATTACGGATAATGCTGAAAAGGTTTCGGAAATGATTACACATGCCGGTGCAATTTTTATCGGCCGCTATAGCTCGGAGCCGGTAGGGGATTACTTTGCAGGCACAAATCACGTATTACCGACGAACTCAACAGCGCGCTTTGCAAGTGGCTTGAATGTCGATGATTTTATTAAGCGCACGAGCGTTGTTTATTATAGCGAAAAAACTTGGCAACAAAATGCGCCGAAGATTGCGCGTCTTGCACGACTTGAAGGGTTGGAAGGACATGCAAGAGCGGTAGAATCGCGCGGCTGGGATAAAGGAGAAGAATAA
- the hisB gene encoding imidazoleglycerol-phosphate dehydratase HisB yields the protein MTRFAKIDRDTNETKIKIELNLDGTGQADIKTGVGFMDHMLDLFIKHGLFDGKILADGDTWIDDHHTTEDIGIVLGQAFREALGDKKGIKRYGTAFVPMDDALAQVVVDCSNRPHLEYRVTPELNAKVGNFDTELVHEFLWKFALEARINLHVIVPYGHNTHHIIEAIFKATARALDAAVEIDPRVKGVPSTKGLLT from the coding sequence ATGACACGTTTTGCAAAAATCGATCGCGATACAAATGAAACAAAAATTAAAATAGAGCTCAACTTGGACGGTACAGGTCAAGCCGACATTAAAACAGGTGTTGGCTTTATGGACCATATGCTCGATCTATTTATCAAGCATGGATTATTTGACGGCAAAATATTGGCGGACGGGGATACATGGATTGATGATCACCATACGACAGAAGATATCGGAATTGTGTTAGGACAAGCATTCCGAGAAGCGTTAGGCGATAAAAAAGGAATCAAACGCTACGGTACTGCATTTGTACCGATGGATGACGCATTAGCGCAAGTTGTCGTTGACTGCTCAAACCGTCCGCATTTGGAATACCGCGTTACACCGGAACTCAATGCGAAAGTAGGGAACTTTGATACAGAGCTTGTCCATGAGTTTTTATGGAAGTTTGCACTGGAAGCGCGTATTAACCTGCATGTCATCGTTCCTTACGGCCATAATACACACCATATTATTGAAGCGATTTTTAAAGCTACGGCACGTGCATTGGATGCAGCGGTTGAAATCGATCCACGTGTAAAAGGTGTGCCATCAACAAAGGGGCTGTTAACGTGA
- the trxB gene encoding thioredoxin-disulfide reductase: MSEEKIYDVVIIGAGPAGMTAAVYASRANLSTLMIERGIPGGQMANTEAVENYPGFDTILGPELSTKMFEHAKKFGAEYAYGDVNEIIDGEEYKIIVSGKKQYKTRTIIITTGAEYKKLGIPGETELGGRGVSYCAVCDGAFFKQKKLIVIGGGDSAVEEGIYLTRFADKVTIVHRRDKLRAQKIIQDRAFANEKIDFIWNTTVKEIHDVDGKVGKVTLVSTVDGTETEEDADGVFVYVGMLPLTAPFASLNILNDAGYIVTNEKMETAIPGIYAAGDVREKMLRQIVTATGDGSIAAQSAQHYVEEIKEKINQ, translated from the coding sequence ATGTCTGAAGAAAAAATTTATGATGTAGTCATTATCGGAGCAGGTCCAGCAGGTATGACTGCTGCGGTATATGCATCACGCGCTAACTTATCAACATTAATGATTGAACGTGGGATTCCCGGCGGACAAATGGCTAATACGGAAGCAGTGGAAAACTACCCTGGTTTCGATACAATCTTAGGGCCTGAGCTATCGACAAAAATGTTTGAGCATGCGAAAAAATTCGGTGCTGAATATGCTTACGGTGATGTAAATGAAATCATCGATGGTGAAGAATATAAAATTATCGTTTCAGGTAAAAAACAATATAAAACACGCACGATTATTATTACAACAGGTGCAGAGTACAAAAAACTAGGCATTCCTGGCGAAACAGAGCTTGGCGGTCGCGGTGTAAGTTACTGTGCTGTATGTGATGGCGCTTTCTTCAAACAAAAGAAACTGATCGTAATCGGCGGGGGAGACTCTGCAGTTGAAGAAGGCATTTACTTAACACGCTTTGCGGATAAAGTAACAATTGTACACCGTCGCGATAAACTTCGCGCACAAAAGATTATACAAGACCGTGCATTTGCCAATGAAAAAATCGACTTCATCTGGAACACAACAGTAAAAGAAATTCATGATGTTGACGGTAAAGTAGGGAAAGTGACGTTAGTTTCAACAGTTGACGGCACAGAAACGGAAGAGGATGCGGATGGTGTATTCGTATATGTCGGCATGCTTCCATTAACAGCGCCATTTGCTTCACTGAATATTTTAAATGACGCAGGCTATATCGTAACAAACGAAAAAATGGAAACGGCAATTCCAGGTATTTATGCAGCGGGCGATGTTCGTGAAAAAATGCTGCGTCAAATTGTAACAGCTACAGGCGACGGCAGTATTGCAGCTCAATCAGCTCAACATTACGTGGAAGAAATAAAAGAAAAAATAAATCAATAA
- the hisIE gene encoding bifunctional phosphoribosyl-AMP cyclohydrolase/phosphoribosyl-ATP diphosphatase HisIE, which yields MNVKFNEQGLITAVVQDAQSKEVLTVAYMNEESLQKTIETNETWFYSRSRQELWHKGATSGNTQKVVSIKTDCDKDALVIEVIPAGPACHNGTTSCFTESLLENERPGSVAILPQLVEVIKQREIDMPEGAYTTYLFDKGIDKICKKVGEEATEVVIGAKNRDAEEVKWESADLLYHLLVLLQEQKVDVYEVLDVLQKRHEGKKQ from the coding sequence ATGAACGTAAAATTTAATGAACAAGGCTTAATTACAGCCGTAGTACAAGATGCACAGTCAAAAGAAGTATTAACAGTAGCTTATATGAACGAAGAATCACTCCAAAAAACGATTGAAACGAATGAAACTTGGTTTTATTCACGTTCTCGTCAGGAGCTTTGGCATAAAGGCGCAACGAGCGGCAACACGCAAAAAGTAGTTTCGATCAAAACAGACTGTGACAAGGATGCACTTGTGATTGAAGTCATTCCAGCTGGTCCGGCTTGTCATAACGGAACGACTTCATGCTTTACTGAAAGCTTGTTAGAAAATGAACGTCCAGGCTCTGTCGCAATTCTTCCGCAGCTTGTAGAAGTGATTAAACAACGTGAAATCGATATGCCTGAAGGGGCGTACACAACGTATTTATTCGATAAAGGAATCGATAAAATCTGTAAAAAAGTCGGCGAAGAGGCTACAGAAGTTGTTATCGGTGCAAAAAACCGCGATGCAGAAGAAGTGAAATGGGAATCAGCAGATCTTCTTTATCACTTATTAGTATTGCTTCAAGAGCAAAAAGTCGATGTTTATGAAGTACTGGATGTATTGCAAAAACGTCATGAAGGAAAGAAGCAGTAA
- the hisH gene encoding imidazole glycerol phosphate synthase subunit HisH produces the protein MKIGVIDYGMGNLFSVEQALKRLDVQVIVSSDMEQLEAADAYVLPGVGAFPDAMKRLEETGLIDFIKTTKKPLLGICLGMQLMFEESDEVAQTKGLGIFKGRIQRFTDVTRIPHMGWNELKLNQTPAWLNNEDLPQERHVYFVHSYYASGIDEMELIASADYEHVQVPGIVAKDNFTGMQFHPEKSGPFGVYLLTAWTQGVKEGVC, from the coding sequence GTGAAGATAGGTGTAATTGATTATGGAATGGGCAATCTGTTTAGTGTCGAACAGGCATTGAAGCGATTGGATGTACAAGTAATTGTTTCAAGTGATATGGAACAGCTGGAAGCGGCAGATGCTTATGTGCTGCCGGGTGTAGGAGCTTTTCCAGATGCGATGAAACGTCTGGAAGAAACGGGGCTCATCGACTTCATTAAAACGACGAAAAAGCCGTTGCTTGGCATTTGCCTTGGGATGCAGCTGATGTTTGAGGAAAGCGATGAAGTGGCCCAAACGAAAGGTCTTGGCATCTTCAAAGGCCGTATTCAGCGCTTTACTGATGTTACACGTATTCCACATATGGGCTGGAATGAGCTGAAATTAAACCAAACACCAGCATGGTTAAATAATGAAGACTTGCCGCAAGAACGTCATGTCTACTTTGTTCACTCATACTATGCGAGCGGCATCGATGAGATGGAGCTGATCGCCTCAGCTGATTATGAACACGTTCAAGTACCGGGCATTGTGGCAAAAGATAATTTTACAGGTATGCAGTTCCATCCAGAAAAGTCAGGGCCGTTTGGCGTGTATTTATTGACGGCTTGGACACAGGGAGTGAAAGAGGGCGTATGTTAA